The following are encoded together in the Kribbella voronezhensis genome:
- a CDS encoding FMN-dependent NADH-azoreductase — MTTLLRIDASIRVDGSVSRALADSAEATWKAEHPDGVVVRRDLGRHPLPGDAWPAVIGAELGFGPDPDATRADLAAARALAAELSQEIRTADAVLLAVPLYNYGISQHVKTWLDLLMTDRELLAGEVLRDKPVIFTLARGGGYSPGTPKHGWDHATPYLERIFGEVFNMSVRKAVAELTLAPVTPGMETLIDASKVSEEEAHLEAEKHAAVVAREITGAAA, encoded by the coding sequence ATGACCACCCTGCTTCGTATCGACGCCAGCATCCGGGTCGACGGATCCGTCAGCCGGGCCCTCGCCGACAGCGCCGAGGCCACCTGGAAGGCCGAGCACCCCGACGGCGTCGTCGTACGGCGTGACCTCGGCCGGCACCCGCTTCCGGGTGACGCCTGGCCCGCCGTGATCGGCGCCGAGCTGGGCTTCGGCCCGGACCCCGACGCGACTCGCGCCGATCTCGCGGCTGCCCGGGCGCTGGCGGCCGAGCTCAGCCAGGAGATCCGGACCGCCGACGCGGTCCTGCTCGCCGTTCCGCTGTACAACTACGGCATCTCCCAGCACGTGAAGACCTGGCTGGACCTGCTGATGACCGACCGTGAACTGCTGGCCGGCGAGGTCCTGCGGGACAAGCCGGTCATCTTCACCCTGGCCCGCGGCGGCGGCTACAGCCCCGGTACGCCGAAGCACGGCTGGGACCACGCGACGCCGTACCTGGAACGCATCTTCGGCGAGGTGTTCAACATGAGCGTCCGCAAGGCAGTCGCCGAACTGACGCTCGCCCCGGTCACGCCGGGCATGGAAACGCTGATCGACGCCTCCAAGGTCTCCGAGGAGGAGGCTCACCTCGAGGCCGAGAAGCACGCCGCCGTGGTCGCCCGCGAGATCACCGGTGCCGCTGCCTGA
- a CDS encoding putative RNA methyltransferase, which translates to MRPDLVSLLRCPVCADGLALIARTARCPRGHAFDLAKQGYLNLLPSASTGIEGDSAAMIDARAAFLAGGHYAPIRDALIAHTPPEATHFAEVGAGTAYYLAGVIAEPDAAGERVGIALDVSRYAARRAAKVDERIGSVVCDAWKALPLRDGVAEVLLDVFAPRNAPEMRRVLAPGGTLLVVTPNQAHLAELIAVLGMVRVDEDKDRRLRDSLASHFVQTAATAVDVGMRLDHRSVRQLVEMTPSARHLRPEELTERIAVLADPVEVTLSVTLSVWQAS; encoded by the coding sequence GTGCGCCCGGACCTCGTTTCTCTGTTGCGCTGCCCGGTCTGCGCCGACGGCCTGGCGCTGATAGCCCGTACTGCGAGGTGTCCGCGAGGCCACGCCTTCGACCTGGCCAAGCAGGGCTATCTCAACTTGTTGCCCTCAGCATCGACCGGGATCGAGGGCGACAGTGCCGCCATGATCGATGCCCGCGCCGCCTTCCTGGCCGGCGGCCACTACGCTCCGATCCGCGACGCGCTGATCGCCCACACCCCACCGGAAGCCACTCACTTCGCCGAAGTAGGAGCCGGTACGGCGTACTACCTCGCAGGCGTCATCGCCGAGCCTGACGCAGCGGGCGAGCGGGTGGGGATCGCGTTGGACGTGTCGCGGTACGCGGCGCGGCGGGCGGCGAAGGTGGACGAGCGGATCGGGTCCGTGGTGTGTGACGCGTGGAAGGCGTTGCCGCTGCGGGACGGGGTCGCCGAGGTCCTGCTCGACGTGTTCGCGCCGCGGAACGCGCCCGAGATGCGGCGGGTGCTCGCTCCGGGCGGAACGCTGCTGGTGGTGACACCCAATCAGGCGCACCTCGCCGAGCTGATCGCAGTACTCGGGATGGTCCGGGTCGACGAGGACAAAGATCGCCGGCTGCGCGATTCGCTGGCATCCCACTTCGTTCAGACGGCCGCGACGGCTGTCGACGTCGGGATGCGGCTCGATCACCGGTCGGTGCGGCAGTTGGTCGAGATGACGCCGAGTGCGCGGCACCTGCGGCCGGAGGAGCTGACGGAGCGGATCGCCGTACTGGCTGATCCGGTGGAGGTCACGTTGTCGGTCACGCTCTCGGTCTGGCAGGCGAGCTGA
- a CDS encoding ABC transporter permease: MAAEVVERAPVARPSAGRHTVALFASELHLVFGRARTWVLLAVLAAVPILIGVAIKLSGSSGDAEGFLGQVAGNGFFLVVASLALSLPFFLPTAVTVISGESLAGEASLGTLRNLITAPAGRSRLLAAKMVALAVFCLAATMTIWVSGLIVGIVLFPVGDVVLLSGTTVSLADGLFRALGIALLIATSLLGLAGIGLFVSSLTSTPLAAMAATFCTFIVFGILGAIPQIHVIHPWLLMYGWTSFADLLRDPPYWHEIGRNLLMQGAYLAVFYAAAWARLTSRDVNG; encoded by the coding sequence ATGGCGGCTGAGGTCGTGGAGCGGGCGCCGGTGGCCCGGCCGAGTGCGGGGCGGCACACCGTGGCGTTGTTCGCGTCGGAGTTGCATCTGGTGTTCGGGCGCGCCCGCACGTGGGTGCTGCTCGCCGTACTGGCCGCTGTTCCGATCCTGATCGGGGTGGCGATCAAGCTGTCCGGGTCGTCGGGCGATGCCGAAGGGTTCCTCGGCCAGGTCGCCGGCAACGGATTCTTCCTGGTCGTCGCCAGCCTGGCGTTGTCGTTGCCGTTCTTCCTCCCGACCGCCGTCACGGTGATCTCGGGGGAGTCGCTCGCGGGCGAAGCCAGCCTCGGCACACTGCGCAACCTGATCACCGCACCGGCCGGACGATCGCGCTTGCTCGCGGCCAAGATGGTCGCGCTGGCGGTGTTCTGCCTGGCCGCGACGATGACGATCTGGGTGTCCGGGCTGATCGTCGGCATCGTGCTCTTCCCGGTCGGCGACGTCGTGCTGCTGTCCGGTACGACGGTGTCGCTCGCGGACGGATTGTTCCGGGCCCTCGGTATCGCACTGCTGATCGCGACCTCGTTGCTCGGCTTGGCCGGTATCGGCCTGTTCGTGTCCTCGCTGACCTCCACGCCACTGGCCGCGATGGCAGCCACCTTCTGCACGTTCATCGTGTTCGGCATCCTCGGCGCGATCCCGCAGATCCACGTGATCCACCCCTGGCTGCTGATGTACGGCTGGACCTCGTTCGCCGACCTGCTCCGCGACCCGCCGTACTGGCATGAGATCGGGCGGAACCTGCTGATGCAGGGCGCGTACCTGGCGGTCTTCTACGCCGCGGCCTGGGCGCGCCTCACCAGCCGGGACGTCAACGGCTAA
- a CDS encoding ABC transporter ATP-binding protein, with amino-acid sequence MAVDAIDLEVPAGSIFGFLGPNGSGKTTTIRMLLGLIAPTSGSVELLGEPMPKAQLSVLPRVGALVEGPAFYPFWTGQANLLRFDAADRTADPKTRKARAGHALERVGLSNAAGKKVRNYSLGMRQRLAIAVALMQPRDLLVLDEPTNGLDPQGTREVRSLIRELANDGTTVFTSTHLLAEVEQLCTHAAVMSRGRLLRQSTMTELRSELRPRLVVRTPDLQQAEQTLTGLGVTDVKRTEEFVDGDPGELPIDKLAAALVAADVRIHGFGIERPSLEDAFVALTGEGFDVAE; translated from the coding sequence GTGGCGGTTGACGCCATCGATCTGGAGGTTCCGGCGGGCAGCATCTTCGGGTTTCTCGGGCCGAACGGGTCGGGGAAGACGACGACCATCCGGATGCTGCTAGGCCTGATCGCGCCCACATCGGGCTCGGTCGAGTTGCTCGGCGAGCCGATGCCGAAGGCGCAGTTGTCGGTCCTCCCGAGAGTCGGGGCGCTGGTCGAAGGGCCGGCCTTCTACCCGTTCTGGACCGGCCAGGCGAACCTGCTGCGCTTCGACGCGGCCGACCGGACCGCTGACCCGAAGACTCGCAAGGCCCGAGCGGGCCACGCGCTCGAGCGGGTCGGGCTGTCCAACGCGGCCGGTAAGAAGGTGCGCAACTACTCGCTCGGCATGCGCCAGCGACTCGCGATCGCCGTCGCCCTGATGCAGCCGCGCGACCTGCTCGTACTGGACGAGCCGACCAACGGCCTCGATCCCCAGGGCACCCGCGAAGTGCGCTCGCTGATCCGCGAACTGGCCAACGACGGCACCACCGTCTTCACCTCCACCCACCTGCTGGCCGAGGTCGAGCAGCTCTGCACCCACGCGGCAGTGATGAGCCGCGGCCGGCTGCTCCGGCAATCCACGATGACCGAACTGCGCTCGGAGCTCCGGCCCCGCCTGGTCGTCCGTACGCCGGATCTCCAGCAGGCCGAACAAACCCTCACCGGCCTGGGGGTCACCGACGTCAAGCGGACCGAGGAGTTCGTCGACGGAGATCCGGGCGAACTGCCGATCGACAAGCTCGCCGCGGCACTGGTCGCCGCCGATGTCCGGATCCACGGCTTCGGCATCGAGCGCCCGAGCCTGGAAGACGCCTTCGTGGCCCTGACCGGAGAAGGTTTCGATGTTGCCGAATGA
- a CDS encoding LolA family protein, whose product MPVTAVAVVAGVGALGPVVADASPDLPGITAQDLLAKVQTAKVDGLSGTVTSSTDLGLPAIPGLGADAAKFTDLLTGKHTARVAFAAPDKARVSVIDQMAERTVTTDGKTAWVYDSSRREATKLALPAHPAKPEVAPEKQAYDPQAVAKQFLAAIDPSTKVVVSGTQKVAGRDAYKLRLIPKTDKTTVGSVTLAIDSKTWIPLEVTVMPRTGKDPAVQLGFSAVSFAVPDSSTFSFTPPKGVKVTEQKLPTARHTEPKGLPKPNATKPGAKPGMVKPGMGLADRDKPTVVGKAWESVLVLRGAKLPADAGPLGQLLAKARTVQGTWGSGKILTTKMVSALITDDGRVFVGLVTPDTLEAAAAKAPR is encoded by the coding sequence GTGCCGGTCACGGCAGTCGCAGTGGTGGCGGGCGTGGGAGCGCTCGGGCCGGTGGTCGCGGACGCCTCTCCTGACCTGCCCGGGATCACCGCGCAGGACCTGCTCGCCAAGGTGCAGACGGCCAAGGTCGACGGGCTGTCCGGCACGGTGACGTCCTCGACGGATCTCGGCCTGCCGGCGATTCCCGGGCTCGGCGCGGATGCCGCCAAGTTCACCGACCTGCTGACCGGCAAGCACACGGCCCGGGTCGCCTTCGCCGCTCCGGACAAGGCTCGTGTCTCGGTGATCGACCAGATGGCCGAGCGCACGGTGACCACAGACGGCAAGACCGCCTGGGTGTACGACTCGTCCCGCCGAGAGGCCACCAAGCTCGCCCTGCCCGCGCACCCGGCCAAGCCCGAGGTCGCGCCGGAGAAGCAGGCGTACGACCCGCAGGCCGTCGCGAAGCAGTTCCTGGCGGCCATCGACCCGTCCACGAAGGTGGTGGTCAGCGGTACGCAGAAGGTGGCCGGACGCGACGCGTACAAGCTTCGCCTGATCCCGAAGACCGACAAGACGACGGTCGGTTCGGTGACGCTGGCGATCGACTCGAAGACCTGGATCCCGCTCGAGGTCACGGTGATGCCGCGGACAGGCAAGGATCCCGCGGTCCAGCTCGGCTTCTCGGCCGTCTCCTTCGCCGTACCGGACAGCAGTACCTTCTCGTTCACCCCGCCCAAGGGCGTCAAGGTGACCGAGCAGAAGCTCCCCACGGCACGCCACACCGAGCCGAAGGGCCTCCCGAAGCCGAACGCCACCAAGCCAGGCGCCAAGCCCGGCATGGTGAAGCCCGGCATGGGCTTGGCTGACAGGGACAAGCCGACCGTCGTCGGCAAGGCCTGGGAGAGCGTCCTCGTACTACGCGGCGCCAAGCTTCCCGCCGATGCCGGGCCGCTCGGTCAGCTGCTCGCCAAGGCGCGCACCGTCCAGGGCACCTGGGGCTCGGGCAAGATCCTCACCACCAAGATGGTCAGCGCGCTGATCACGGACGACGGCCGCGTGTTCGTCGGCCTGGTCACCCCCGACACCCTCGAAGCCGCCGCCGCCAAGGCCCCCCGCTGA
- the bluB gene encoding 5,6-dimethylbenzimidazole synthase: MSLVLGIGLRSGTSYRELRDLVEKALAGLSPQDVIRVVTVEGKETEPGLQRLVASLAAELFTAPSPELSQQQVPTPSDEVERLTGTASVAEAAVILSGAELVVPKQRSARATVAVGKLPDNQRQPAAPGYPQAERETVHRVLAERRDVRRGFLDQPIADDVLTRVLESAHRAPSVGLSQPWDFVLIRDIATRRKVHDLAIAQRDAFAASLPADRRNAFDGLKIEAILDTPLNIAVTCDPGRGGRHVLGRHADPRTTWFSAAIAIQNLWLAARAEGLGVGWVSFFEPGEVGAVLDLPAQVELVGYLCVGHVEEFAAAPELVRSGWAARRPLSWAVHQEAWGQRGLPGAPPSQVIVQDAVQAEGVAKPVGSQVVHLVVVDAAQPELLERPEALVVQVGGEKPAADFGVLWRPARSVDEALELGVEVARDLVLQGVGEIVVELPVESDVSRALARGVRLGGLACGITVDEPGEMRDSSA, from the coding sequence ATGAGCCTCGTCCTGGGAATCGGCCTCCGCTCCGGTACGTCGTACAGAGAGCTGCGGGACCTTGTGGAGAAAGCACTGGCCGGCCTGAGCCCACAGGACGTCATACGGGTGGTCACTGTCGAAGGCAAAGAGACGGAGCCCGGTCTGCAACGCCTGGTGGCGTCCCTGGCCGCAGAGCTGTTCACCGCACCATCACCGGAGCTCTCCCAACAACAAGTGCCCACTCCGAGCGACGAAGTAGAACGCCTGACCGGTACTGCGAGCGTCGCCGAGGCCGCCGTGATCCTGAGCGGCGCCGAACTCGTAGTCCCAAAGCAGCGCTCAGCCCGAGCCACAGTCGCCGTCGGCAAACTCCCGGACAACCAAAGGCAACCGGCCGCTCCCGGCTATCCGCAAGCCGAGCGAGAGACCGTGCACCGCGTGCTGGCCGAGCGCCGAGACGTACGCCGAGGTTTCCTCGACCAGCCGATCGCGGACGACGTGCTGACCCGCGTACTCGAGTCAGCACACCGCGCGCCCAGCGTCGGCCTGAGCCAGCCGTGGGACTTCGTCCTGATCCGCGACATCGCCACCCGCCGCAAGGTGCACGACCTGGCGATCGCCCAACGAGACGCATTCGCCGCATCGCTTCCTGCCGATCGCCGGAACGCGTTCGACGGACTGAAGATCGAGGCGATCCTGGACACCCCGCTGAACATCGCCGTCACCTGTGACCCCGGCCGCGGCGGCCGGCACGTGCTGGGGCGGCACGCGGATCCGCGCACCACGTGGTTCTCAGCGGCGATCGCCATCCAGAACCTGTGGCTGGCCGCGCGCGCAGAGGGTCTCGGTGTCGGCTGGGTGTCGTTCTTCGAACCAGGAGAGGTCGGCGCAGTACTGGACCTGCCCGCACAGGTGGAGCTGGTCGGGTACCTGTGCGTCGGCCATGTGGAGGAGTTCGCCGCAGCGCCCGAGCTGGTGCGGAGTGGCTGGGCTGCGCGACGGCCGCTCTCGTGGGCTGTGCATCAGGAGGCCTGGGGACAACGCGGGTTGCCGGGCGCACCGCCGTCACAGGTGATCGTGCAGGACGCTGTACAGGCCGAAGGCGTAGCAAAGCCTGTTGGGAGTCAGGTGGTGCACCTGGTGGTCGTCGATGCGGCGCAGCCGGAGTTGCTGGAGCGGCCCGAAGCCCTCGTAGTACAGGTGGGTGGGGAGAAGCCTGCAGCGGACTTCGGAGTGCTGTGGCGACCGGCACGGTCCGTGGACGAAGCGTTGGAGCTCGGTGTCGAGGTGGCTCGGGATCTGGTGCTGCAGGGCGTGGGGGAGATCGTCGTAGAGCTCCCTGTCGAGTCGGACGTCTCCCGGGCGCTTGCGCGCGGCGTACGGCTGGGTGGTCTCGCCTGCGGCATCACGGTCGATGAACCGGGCGAGATGCGAGACTCCTCCGCATGA
- a CDS encoding cobyrinate a,c-diamide synthase, which produces MVIPRVVVAAPSSGAGKTTVAVGLMGALRQAGHRVAGFKVGPDYIDPGFHAVATGRPGRNLDPMLSGEERVAPLFAHGAATADLAVVEGVMGLYDGALGTEGYASTAHVSKLLKAPIVLVVDASAAGRSVGAVVAGFVSFDTGVRIVGVILNKVGSDRHEAEVRAGVAPTGVPVLGVLRRDTRLTVPSRHLGLVPADEQREQATAAVEAAAELVRQGVDLEAFVAAARTAPELDVQAWDPAAEVSPAEEGRPVIAMAGGPVFSFRYTETAELLTAAGADVVTFDPLRESLPEATSALYLGGGFPELHAEALSDNAVLRKQVADEIVAGLPVVAECAGLLYLCRELDGHQLTGVLPATARMTSRLTLGYRTAIAATTTAIFDEGRRVRGHEFHRTTVEYDEDVDSAWYLPGGIQEGVARTQIHASYLHLHWTATPDVPARFVAAARVYAGLEK; this is translated from the coding sequence GTGGTGATTCCGCGGGTGGTTGTGGCGGCGCCTTCGTCGGGGGCGGGGAAGACGACTGTGGCCGTTGGGCTGATGGGTGCGCTGCGGCAGGCCGGGCATCGCGTGGCCGGGTTCAAGGTGGGGCCGGACTACATCGATCCCGGATTCCATGCCGTGGCGACCGGTCGGCCGGGGCGCAACCTCGATCCCATGTTGTCCGGTGAGGAACGCGTTGCCCCGCTCTTCGCTCACGGCGCAGCGACCGCGGACCTCGCCGTCGTCGAAGGCGTGATGGGCCTGTACGACGGTGCGCTCGGAACCGAGGGCTACGCCTCCACAGCACACGTCTCCAAGTTGCTCAAGGCACCCATCGTCCTGGTAGTCGACGCGTCCGCCGCTGGTCGCAGCGTGGGCGCGGTAGTAGCCGGCTTCGTCTCGTTCGACACCGGCGTCCGGATCGTCGGAGTGATCCTGAACAAGGTCGGTTCGGACCGGCACGAGGCCGAGGTACGCGCCGGCGTCGCGCCCACCGGCGTACCGGTTCTCGGTGTACTTCGGCGTGACACCCGCCTGACCGTGCCCAGCCGGCATCTCGGGCTGGTCCCGGCCGACGAGCAGCGTGAGCAGGCGACGGCCGCGGTGGAAGCCGCCGCGGAGTTGGTGAGGCAAGGCGTCGACCTGGAGGCCTTCGTCGCCGCCGCCCGGACCGCGCCAGAGCTGGATGTTCAGGCCTGGGACCCGGCCGCGGAGGTCAGCCCCGCCGAGGAGGGGCGGCCCGTGATCGCGATGGCAGGCGGTCCCGTGTTCTCCTTCCGCTACACCGAGACGGCCGAGCTGCTGACGGCCGCCGGTGCCGACGTCGTCACCTTCGACCCGCTCCGGGAGTCATTGCCTGAGGCAACCTCCGCGCTCTACCTCGGCGGCGGCTTCCCCGAGCTTCACGCGGAAGCGCTCTCTGACAACGCCGTACTGCGGAAGCAGGTCGCAGACGAGATCGTCGCAGGTCTCCCGGTCGTCGCGGAATGCGCCGGCCTCCTCTACCTGTGCCGTGAACTCGACGGCCACCAGCTGACCGGCGTACTACCGGCAACGGCTCGTATGACGAGCCGCCTGACGCTCGGCTACCGGACCGCGATCGCAGCGACCACCACGGCGATCTTCGACGAGGGTCGTCGCGTGCGGGGCCATGAGTTCCATCGGACGACAGTCGAGTACGACGAAGACGTCGACAGCGCGTGGTACTTGCCTGGCGGCATCCAGGAAGGCGTCGCCAGGACACAGATCCACGCGTCGTACCTCCACCTGCACTGGACCGCCACACCCGACGTGCCGGCCAGGTTCGTAGCAGCCGCCCGTGTCTACGCGGGGTTGGAGAAATGA
- the cobO gene encoding cob(I)yrinic acid a,c-diamide adenosyltransferase, which translates to MPQGQPSVVPQDGLTTRQRRNRPLLMVHTGEMKGKSTAAFGMALRGWNQGWNIGVFQFVKSAKWKVGEESAFKALGRLHEATGEGGPVEWHKMGEGWSWSRKAGSEEDHAADALEGWREIQRRIAAETHDLYVLDEFTYPMKWGWVDVDEVVETLTNRPGHQYVVITGRNADQRLLDAADLVTEMTKVKHPMDAGQKGQKGIEW; encoded by the coding sequence ATGCCGCAGGGACAACCGAGTGTCGTACCGCAGGACGGTCTGACCACCCGCCAGCGCCGGAACCGGCCGTTGCTGATGGTGCACACCGGTGAGATGAAGGGCAAGTCGACCGCGGCGTTCGGGATGGCGCTGCGCGGCTGGAACCAGGGCTGGAACATCGGGGTGTTCCAGTTCGTCAAGAGCGCGAAGTGGAAGGTCGGCGAGGAGAGCGCGTTCAAGGCGCTCGGCCGGTTGCACGAGGCAACGGGTGAGGGCGGGCCGGTCGAGTGGCACAAGATGGGCGAAGGGTGGAGTTGGTCGCGCAAGGCCGGTTCCGAGGAGGATCACGCCGCGGACGCGCTCGAAGGCTGGCGGGAGATCCAGCGCCGGATCGCGGCCGAGACGCATGATCTCTATGTGCTGGACGAGTTCACCTATCCGATGAAGTGGGGTTGGGTGGACGTCGACGAGGTGGTCGAGACGCTGACGAACCGGCCGGGTCACCAGTACGTCGTGATCACCGGGCGCAATGCCGACCAGAGGCTCCTCGACGCCGCGGATCTCGTCACCGAGATGACCAAGGTGAAGCACCCGATGGACGCCGGCCAGAAGGGTCAGAAGGGCATCGAGTGGTGA
- a CDS encoding magnesium chelatase subunit D family protein: MEELQLALILAAVSPAIGGVLIRGEKGTAKSTAVRALTEILPAIEVIPSCRFSCDPNHPSSDCPDGPHEIAGENGRERSLRSARLVELPVGATEDRVLGSLHLERALSEGVTAYEPGLLAAAHRGLLYVDEVNLLHDHLVDVLLDAAAMGRATVERDGVSVTHPARFVLVGTMNPEEGELRPQLLDRFGLTVDVVASRDPAVRVEVMRARLSYEAGPAAYVAKFADAQRELAERIVKAQSLLPEVILTDAALRQIAEICASFDVDGMRADLVTARTAVAHAAWSGRTVVEVEDVRAAAKLALPHRKRRNPFDAPGLDDEQLDQAIKDSTPPEPDPDDDPDGGPDNPGGGPDGGGPDNSDGGEEGDAPPEHDDASPQHDASSDQEASSDQTARENPESALPGPAPTGQVAASSEPYKARLLSVQAAGAGVAGRRSRAITEVGRVVGDRARVGREPGRPHLLATIRAAAPHQHTRRTADTPTKPTPSGARSWRPGLVVRGSDIRLAVREGREGNLVLFCVDASGSMGTKRRMGEVKTAIVSLLLDAYQRRDKVGLVTFAGATATVALPPTGSVETAVRRLESLPTGGRTPLAEGLLQAADVLRIAAIRDPRRRPLLVLVTDGRATHGESAFDKAKQAAGWLAMQGIASVVVDCEPRRGVRLGLAAELAGVLGAEYLDLGEVAAGNLVRAVTTRSAA, translated from the coding sequence ATGGAAGAGCTGCAGCTCGCCTTGATTCTTGCGGCGGTTTCGCCGGCGATCGGTGGAGTACTGATCCGGGGCGAGAAGGGTACGGCGAAGTCCACCGCTGTTCGCGCCCTCACTGAGATCCTCCCCGCTATCGAGGTGATCCCGTCCTGCCGCTTCTCCTGTGACCCGAACCACCCCTCCTCCGACTGCCCCGACGGTCCCCACGAGATCGCCGGCGAGAACGGGAGAGAGCGCTCCCTGCGATCCGCGCGATTGGTCGAGCTACCGGTCGGAGCGACCGAAGACCGCGTACTCGGCTCGCTGCATCTCGAGCGAGCGCTCTCCGAAGGCGTCACGGCGTACGAGCCGGGTCTGCTGGCCGCTGCACATCGCGGACTCCTGTACGTCGACGAGGTCAACCTGCTGCACGACCACCTGGTCGACGTACTCCTCGATGCCGCAGCGATGGGTCGCGCGACAGTCGAGCGGGACGGTGTCTCCGTCACCCACCCGGCGCGCTTCGTGCTCGTCGGCACCATGAACCCCGAGGAAGGCGAGCTCCGCCCTCAGCTTCTCGACCGATTCGGCCTGACGGTCGATGTCGTCGCGAGCCGGGACCCGGCCGTTCGCGTCGAGGTGATGCGGGCGCGGCTGAGCTACGAGGCCGGCCCGGCGGCGTACGTCGCCAAGTTCGCCGACGCCCAACGCGAACTCGCCGAGCGGATCGTGAAAGCGCAGAGCCTGCTGCCGGAGGTGATCCTGACGGACGCCGCACTCCGTCAGATCGCCGAGATCTGCGCGTCCTTCGACGTCGACGGCATGCGCGCAGACCTCGTCACAGCCCGTACCGCGGTCGCCCACGCCGCCTGGTCAGGGCGCACTGTGGTCGAGGTGGAGGACGTACGAGCGGCGGCCAAGCTCGCTCTCCCGCACCGCAAACGCCGCAACCCGTTCGACGCGCCCGGCCTGGACGACGAGCAACTCGACCAGGCGATCAAAGACAGCACCCCACCCGAACCGGACCCCGACGACGATCCCGACGGCGGCCCGGACAACCCGGGTGGTGGTCCGGACGGTGGTGGCCCGGACAACAGCGATGGGGGAGAGGAAGGCGACGCACCCCCAGAGCACGACGACGCATCCCCGCAGCACGACGCATCCTCGGACCAGGAGGCCTCCTCGGACCAGACTGCCCGAGAGAACCCAGAGAGCGCTCTCCCGGGCCCTGCGCCGACTGGTCAGGTGGCAGCCAGTTCCGAGCCCTACAAGGCTCGCTTGCTCAGCGTCCAAGCAGCAGGAGCCGGCGTCGCCGGTCGCCGGTCCCGCGCGATCACCGAGGTCGGTCGCGTCGTAGGCGACCGTGCCCGAGTCGGCCGCGAGCCGGGCCGCCCGCACCTCCTCGCCACCATCCGCGCAGCCGCCCCCCACCAACACACCCGCCGCACCGCCGACACGCCAACCAAGCCCACCCCCTCAGGTGCGCGGTCTTGGCGGCCGGGGCTTGTTGTGCGGGGGAGCGACATTCGGTTGGCTGTGCGGGAAGGGCGGGAGGGGAATCTTGTGCTCTTCTGTGTCGATGCGTCCGGGTCGATGGGGACCAAGAGGCGGATGGGTGAGGTGAAGACCGCGATTGTTTCGTTGTTGCTGGATGCGTATCAGCGGCGCGACAAGGTTGGTCTGGTGACCTTTGCCGGTGCGACCGCCACGGTGGCTCTGCCGCCGACGGGTAGCGTCGAGACCGCGGTACGGCGGCTCGAATCGTTGCCGACCGGCGGTCGAACCCCGCTCGCCGAAGGGCTGCTGCAAGCGGCCGACGTACTGCGGATCGCGGCGATCCGTGATCCTCGGCGCCGGCCGTTGCTGGTGCTCGTGACGGATGGTCGGGCGACTCACGGAGAGAGCGCTTTCGACAAAGCCAAGCAGGCGGCCGGCTGGCTGGCGATGCAGGGGATCGCCAGCGTCGTGGTGGACTGCGAACCGCGTCGCGGCGTACGGCTCGGGCTGGCTGCCGAGCTCGCCGGCGTCCTCGGCGCCGAGTATCTGGATCTGGGTGAAGTTGCCGCAGGCAACCTTGTTCGAGCCGTCACCACGAGGAGCGCCGCCTGA
- the surE gene encoding 5'/3'-nucleotidase SurE, which produces MASEQLRVLITNDDGYQARGIRALARAVASAGHEVLVVAPLTDQSGVGTARAGWVNRPITTASEDDDGITYIGVDGTPALAVTMARLGAFGKSPELVVSGINHGYNFGAILHSGTVGAALTGATQGVSGLAISIGSEDPRHLEVAADIAAELIDWLRDEPVGTVLNINVPDVPKTDLRGVRSARLAPVNPSRLKAGVAPTGEPIMILRDPDPSQDPESDEALLTEGYVTVTSITGVQALPDTSPAEHLSKHLD; this is translated from the coding sequence ATGGCTTCTGAGCAGTTGCGAGTCCTGATCACCAACGACGACGGCTACCAGGCTCGGGGGATCCGGGCTTTGGCGCGCGCCGTCGCCTCGGCCGGTCACGAGGTGCTGGTGGTGGCGCCGCTGACGGACCAGAGCGGCGTCGGTACGGCGCGGGCCGGCTGGGTCAACCGGCCGATCACGACCGCCTCGGAGGACGACGACGGGATCACCTACATCGGGGTCGACGGCACGCCGGCGCTCGCTGTCACGATGGCCCGCCTCGGCGCGTTCGGCAAGTCGCCGGAGCTGGTCGTGTCAGGGATCAACCACGGCTACAACTTCGGCGCGATCCTGCACTCGGGCACGGTCGGCGCAGCGCTCACCGGCGCGACCCAAGGGGTGTCGGGGCTGGCGATCAGCATCGGCTCCGAGGACCCGCGGCACCTGGAGGTCGCGGCGGACATCGCCGCCGAGCTGATCGACTGGCTCCGCGACGAACCGGTCGGCACGGTCCTCAACATCAACGTTCCGGACGTCCCGAAGACCGACCTGCGAGGCGTCCGAAGCGCCCGCCTGGCACCGGTGAACCCCAGTCGCCTCAAGGCCGGCGTGGCGCCCACCGGCGAGCCGATCATGATCCTGCGCGACCCGGATCCGTCCCAGGACCCCGAATCCGACGAGGCACTACTGACCGAGGGCTATGTAACCGTCACCTCGATCACCGGCGTCCAGGCCCTCCCAGACACCAGCCCAGCCGAACACCTCAGCAAGCACCTCGACTAG